Proteins encoded within one genomic window of Sphaerotilus montanus:
- a CDS encoding serine/threonine protein kinase, with protein sequence MIDCTAPVLPQRIGKYRVIRRLGEGTTSEVFLCHDEFNDRPVAVKQVRASVLSDTNDGHMFSRFFASEAALAGRLHHPNVVEIFDAVPDPVAPYVVMEYVPGTTLRAFCQPGHLLPLEQIVEIGFKCAMALGYCYRQGLVHRDVKPANILTLTQGHSTEIHDIKLTDFGSALNLTSDATQVHRVGSLAYMSPEQLDGSELDARADVYGLGAVLYHLVAGRAPFEATSQASLMHQICHLQAPSLVGLRTGVTPALDQVIQRCLAKRADDRYVSWDAVGEALSQLITMHHVPRGTSQGVLDSERFTLLRTLDFFTAFGDVALWEVVHRARWQRFPVGHALYNRGEEGRTFHIIASGAVEVYRDARRVAQLGAGTSVGEMAYLAPNPELRRHSTDIVVTESATAISFTPETLARLSPQTRHLFDEAFIRVLVRRLHAAHEALAHPRRIL encoded by the coding sequence ATGATCGACTGCACCGCACCGGTTCTGCCCCAGCGCATCGGCAAGTACCGCGTCATCCGTCGCCTCGGCGAAGGCACGACGAGCGAGGTCTTCCTGTGCCATGACGAGTTCAACGACCGCCCCGTCGCGGTCAAGCAGGTGCGCGCCAGCGTGCTGAGCGACACCAACGACGGCCACATGTTCTCGCGCTTCTTCGCCTCGGAGGCGGCGCTGGCGGGCCGGCTGCACCACCCCAACGTGGTCGAGATCTTCGACGCCGTGCCCGACCCGGTCGCCCCCTACGTGGTGATGGAGTACGTGCCCGGCACGACGCTGCGCGCCTTCTGCCAGCCTGGCCACCTGCTGCCGCTGGAGCAGATCGTGGAAATCGGCTTCAAGTGCGCGATGGCGCTGGGCTACTGCTACCGGCAGGGCCTCGTCCACCGTGACGTCAAGCCCGCCAACATCCTGACCCTGACGCAGGGTCACAGCACCGAGATCCACGACATCAAGCTGACCGACTTCGGCAGCGCGCTCAACCTGACCTCGGATGCCACGCAGGTGCACCGCGTCGGCTCGCTGGCCTACATGTCGCCCGAACAGCTCGATGGCAGCGAGCTGGACGCACGGGCCGATGTCTACGGGCTGGGTGCCGTGCTCTACCACCTGGTCGCCGGGCGTGCACCGTTCGAGGCGACCAGCCAGGCCAGCCTGATGCACCAGATCTGCCACCTCCAGGCGCCGAGCCTGGTGGGCCTGCGCACGGGGGTCACGCCGGCGCTGGACCAGGTGATCCAGCGCTGCCTGGCCAAGCGCGCCGACGACCGCTATGTCTCGTGGGACGCCGTGGGCGAGGCGCTGTCGCAGCTCATCACCATGCACCACGTGCCGCGCGGCACCTCGCAGGGCGTGCTCGACTCGGAGCGCTTCACGCTGCTGCGCACGCTGGACTTCTTCACCGCCTTCGGCGACGTGGCGCTGTGGGAGGTCGTGCACCGGGCGCGCTGGCAGCGCTTTCCGGTCGGCCATGCGCTCTACAACCGCGGCGAGGAGGGGCGCACCTTCCACATCATCGCCAGCGGCGCGGTCGAGGTCTACCGCGACGCCCGCCGTGTCGCGCAGCTCGGCGCCGGCACCTCGGTCGGCGAGATGGCCTACCTCGCGCCCAACCCGGAGCTGCGCCGCCACAGCACCGACATCGTCGTCACCGAGTCCGCCACCGCGATTTCCTTCACCCCGGAAACGCTGGCCCGGCTGAGCCCGCAGACCCGCCACCTGTTCGACGAGGCCTTCATCCGCGTGCTGGTGCGCCGCCTGCACGCCGCGCACGAGGCGCTGGCCCATCCGCGGCGCATCCTCTGA
- a CDS encoding CopD family protein — MDTLYLGVKTLHIIFIASWFAGLFYLPRILVNLAMVAPDSHAERERLLLMARKLQRFATLLMVVALASGLWLWLGYSVWRGPGNGWLHAKLALVVAVIGFHHVNARLLRQFEHAANRRSHVWFRVYNEVSVLLFAAIVTLVVFKPF, encoded by the coding sequence ATGGACACGCTCTATCTCGGGGTCAAGACCCTGCACATCATCTTCATCGCCAGCTGGTTTGCCGGGCTGTTCTACCTGCCCCGCATTCTGGTCAACCTGGCGATGGTCGCGCCCGACAGCCACGCCGAGCGCGAGCGCCTGCTGCTGATGGCGCGCAAGCTGCAGCGTTTCGCCACGCTGCTGATGGTGGTCGCGCTCGCCAGCGGCCTGTGGCTGTGGCTGGGCTACAGCGTGTGGCGCGGACCCGGCAACGGCTGGCTGCACGCCAAGCTGGCGCTGGTCGTGGCCGTGATCGGCTTCCACCACGTCAACGCGCGCCTGCTGCGCCAGTTCGAGCACGCCGCCAACCGGCGCAGCCATGTCTGGTTCCGCGTCTACAACGAGGTGTCGGTGCTGCTGTTCGCGGCCATCGTCACCCTGGTGGTGTTCAAGCCGTTCTGA